One segment of Triticum aestivum cultivar Chinese Spring chromosome 2A, IWGSC CS RefSeq v2.1, whole genome shotgun sequence DNA contains the following:
- the LOC123186426 gene encoding guanyl-specific ribonuclease pgl-1-like yields the protein MRDQEHWTKMEGVDVYPPVYTKVMGRPRRNRKKDPEEKLDKEGGKKLTKHGVSMHCSICGAANHNKKGHQKWAETNREAPVATDDDSEEEFDDPSIISNIMPHTIHPSMDPTQTPGSMVYLMQQMERMSYQPVMDHGPLPESSFVAQARASIPPPRVTTAMATGRVRRRGVTEDIPEDVPQFSHQTSDNARGRKRQAKGGGRGNATGSGTGSGTGNASRGGRGNATGGSGRTRGEGARGGTGRGNGGRGTLYDSGGRTGPGAGYWNLMFGPDSDRSHVAAEEEPITQNAPQGDEWDDDFVHM from the exons ATGAGGGACCAAGAGCATTGGACAAAGATGGAAGGAGTGGATGTGTACCCACCTGTGTACACCAAGGTGATGGGAAGACCAAGGAGAAATAGAAAGAAAGATCCAGAAGAGAAGCTTGACAAGGAAGGGGGCAAGAAACTGACTAAACATGGTGTAAGCATGCACTGTTCTATATGTGGAGCAGCAAATCACAACAAGAAAGGTCATCAGAAGTGGGCAGAAACAAATAGAGAGGCACCAGTAGCTACAGATGATGATTCAGAAGAGGAGTTTGATGATCCATCCATAATTTCA AACATCATGCCACACACAATTCATCCATCTATGGATCCAACTCAAACACCAGGATCAATGGTTTACCTCATGCAGCAAATG GAGAGGATGTCATATCAACCAGTCATGGACCATGGTCCTCTTCCTGAATCTTCATTTGTCGCACAAGCTAGAGCTAGCATTCCTCCACCAAGAGTGACAACTGCTATGGCTACTGGAAGAGTTAGGAGGAGGGGTGTTACTGAAGATATTCCAGAGGATGTTCCTCAATTCAGCCACCAAACAAGTGATAATGCAAGAGGCAGGAAGAGGCAGGCTAAAGGAGGTGGTAGAGGAAATGCTACAGGAAGTGGTACGGGAAGTGGTACAGGAAACGCTTCACGAGGTGGTAGGGGAAATGCTACAGGAG GAAGTGGAAGGACAAGAGGAGAAGGTGCAAGAGGAGGAACTGGAAGAGGAAATGGTGGAAGAGGAACTCTATATGACAGTGGAGGAAGGACTGGACCAGGGGCTGGATATTGGAACTTGATGTTTGGACCTGATTCAGATAGGTCACATGTCGCAGCAGAGGAAGAGCCAATCACACAAAATGCACCACAAGGGGATGAGTGGGATGACGACTTCGTCCACATGTAG